The genomic interval AAAGGCATCGACTCGCCAGACGCCCCGCGCGTGCCGTTCTTTCCAGACTGCAACGCAATCCTGAACGGACTATCGGGCATTGATGAGGCAGGGTCGGAATTAGTTGAGTAGGGACATGATCATGTCGACAGGTATTTTCGGATTGCAGACGACCATCTCGAACTCCGTCAGGATTTCGGGGATTGGCGTGCATTCGGGCAAGCCGGCGACCATCGTCCTGCAGCCGGGCGAGGCCGATCAGGGCATCCTGTTCGAACGCTACGAAAACGGCAAGCGCATCAGCAGCTTCAAGGCCGTGGCGGACAATGTCGGCCCGACCGCGCTCTGCACCGTGCTCGGCACGCATCCGGGCGAGTGGATCGCCACGATCGAGCACCTGATGGCCGCGATCTACGCGCTTGGCATCGACAATCTCGTCATCTCGGTGGACGGCGCCGAAATGCCGATCATGGACGGCAGTTCCCGGGTTTTCGTCGATGCGCTGGATGAGGTAGGCATCGTCAAGCTGTCCAAGCAGCGCAGCTATATCAAGGTCGCCAAGACGGTGCGCGTTGAAAGCGGCGCCGGCTGGGCCGAGTTCTCGCCCTATGACGGCACCCGTTTCGACGTCGAGATCGACTTCGAGACGCCGGTCATCGGCCGCCAGAAATGGGCGGGCGACATGAACGCCGATACTTTCCGCAAGGAGCTTTCCGGCGCGCGAACTTTCGGCTTCATGCGTGACGTCGAGCCGATGTGGGCGCGTGGTTTCGCGCTCGGCTCGTCGCTCGAAAACTCGGTGGTGATCGCCGATGACGACCGGGTGATCAATGCCGAGGGCCTACGCTACGAAAACGAATTCGTCCGTCACAAGACGCTCGACGCCGTCGGCGATCTGGCGATGATGGGCATGCGTTTCGCCGGTGCATTCCGCTCCTATCGCGGCGGGCATGCGTTGAATGCGGCCGCCGTGCGCAAGCTGTTCGAAACGCCCGGTGCCGCCGTTATCGTTTCGCCGCGGGGCGCGCTGCCCTTCCGGCTGCGTCAGGAAGGCGTGGTTGCCGCGGGGCCTGCATCCTGAGTTCTATCGGATAAAGCTAAAATATTCAGGCGGATCGCGCGCATTTGCGGCGGTCCGCCTTTTCATTTGCTGGCTCTGTCGGCTCGGGTCGCTTCCAGCCTTTCGGAGTGCTTAAGGATGCGTTATTGAAGCGCCATTAATTTGTGCGTTTTTCGCGCGCCTGCGATTGCTCTTGGCAGCGGGATATGCGTAAAACGTCGGTTGAAACAGAAATGCGTCCGCATGACGCGCAACTGGGGCACAAGCAATGTCTGATACTTTGAGCCGGAAAAGACTGGGAGCGTTTCGCGCAGCGGCGCTGCCGGCGGTCATAATTGTCGGAGCAGGTATCGTTCTTGGCGGCTGCTCCCGGGACAAGGACGTCGACATCACGACGCTGCAGTACGAGGCTGATCCGCCCCAGCAGGTTTACGATGAGGCGCTTGCCAACATCAACGCCGGCAAGGTGAGCGAGGCGCTGCGCAAGTTCAAGGCTGTGCAGGACCAGAACCCGCTTTCCGATTACGCCCGCCAGGCGCTGCTGATGCAGACCTATCTGGAGTATCGCTCGCGCAAATATGAGGCGGCGGTCAAATCCGGCACCCGCTATGTCCAGCTTTATCCGAACTCGCAGGATGCCGCCTACGCGCAATATCTGATCGGCCTTGCCTATTCGAAGGAAATCGTCGACGTCACCCAGGACCAGACGGCGGCCGAGCAGACGATCGTCGCGATGCAGAAGGTGATCGACAACTATCCCGACTCCGATTACGCTGGCGACGCGCGCGCCAAGATCCGCTATGCCCGCGACCAGCTCGCCGGCAAGGACATGCAGGTCGGTCGTTACTATCTCGAGCGCAAGGACTATGTCGCCGCGATCTCCCGCTTCAACCAGGTGGTTGACGAGTATTCGGACACCAACCAGATCGAGGAAGCGCTGGAACGCCTTGTCGAGGCCTATTACGCCATGGGCGTGGTTTCCGAGGCGCAGAACGCGGCCTGGGTGCTGGGTCATAACTATCCCGACAGCCCGTGGTATGCGCGCGCCTACAAGCTCCTGAGTTCCAAGGGGCTCGAACCGAAATCGGCCGGCCGGGGCTCCGCTGTTTCGGACGCCACGCCGAGCTAAAACGGCGCATCCGCCAGGTCGCGAAAAACATGCTTGTCCAGCTTTCCATTCGGGACATCGTTTTGATCGAGCGGCTGGAGCTTGACCTCGGCGCGGGTCTTTCGGTGTTGACCGGTGAGACCGGCGCGGGAAAATCCATTCTGCTCGACAGTCTTTCGCTCGCGCTCGGCGCGCGCGGCGATGGCGCCTTGGTGCGTCACGGGCAGGATTCGGGACAGGTAATCGCCGTTTTCGACGTGCCGATGGATCATCCGGCGCGGCTTCATCTGCGCGAAAACGATCTCGATGACGATGGCGACCTGATCTTTCGGCGGATGCAATCCGCCGATGGCCGGACCCGCGCCTTCATCAACGACCAGTCGGTGAGCGTGCAGATGATGCGCCAGGCCGGGCGGTTGCTCGTCGAAATCCACGGACAGCATGACGAGCGCGCGCTGATCGACACCGATGGCCATCGCCTTCTGCTCGATGCCTTCGGCGGGCTGACGGCTGAAGCGGAGACCGTAGCGGGCCTTTATCGCGGCTGGCGCGATGCGGAGCGCAAGCTGAAACAGCACCGCGCCCATATCGAGGCGGCGATGCGCGAGGCGGATTACCTGCGCGCCTCCGTGGACGAGCTTCAGGAGCTTTCGCCGGTTGACGGTGAAGAGGACGAACTGGCCGAAAAGCGCGCGACCATGATGAAATCCGAGCGGATCGCGGGCGATATCGCCGAGGCGCTGGAATTCCTGAACGGCAATGCCTCGCCGGTTCCGATGATCGCCTCGCTGGTGCGCCGGCTGGAGCGCAAATCGCACGAGGCGCCGGGCCTGCTGGAAGAGACGGTCGAACTGCTGGACGCAGCGCTTGAAAAGCTCTCAAGCGCGCAGATGGAGGTTGAGACGGCCCTGAACCGCGCGGCCTTCGACCCCAAGGAACTGGAGCGCACCGAGGAGCGGCTGTTTGCGCTGCGCGGTGCAGCGCGCAAATATAATGTGCCCGTAACGGAATTGCCGGCGCTGGCCGAGCGCATGGTCGCCGCTCTCGACGAACTCGACGCCGGCGAGGCGAAGCTTGCGGCGCTGACCGAGGCCGTGACGGTCGCCGAAGCCGCCTATTTCGCGGCCGCTCGGGCGCTTTCATCGCGACGCCAGGTCGCCGGCGAACAGCTGAGCGCCGCGGTGATGGCGGAGCTGCCGGCGCTGAAGCTGGAGCGGGCGCGGTTCACCGCCGTGGTTACAGCCGATGACGACGCGGCCGGCGCGGAGGGCATCGACACCGTCTCCTTCGAGGTGCAGACCAATCCCGGCACCAGGGCAGGGCCGATCATGAAGGTCGCCTCCGGCGGCGAGCTCTCGCGTTTCCTGCTGGCGCTGAAGGTGGCGCTCGCCGACAAGGGGTCCGCTCCGACGCTGGTCTTCGACGAGATCGATACCGGGGTCGGCGGCGCGGTCGCCGACGCCATCGGCCAGCGCCTGAAGCGGCTTGCCGAGAATGTGCAGGTGCTTTCGGTCACCCACGCGCCGCAGGTGGCGGCGCGCGCCGAGGGGCATTTCCTGATCTCGAAGGGCGATCGCGGCAAGGATACCGTCAGCACCCATGTCGAGGTGATCGGTCCCGAGGCCCGCCAGGAGGAAATCGCCCGCATGCTGGCCGGTGCCAAGGTTACGGCCGAGGCGCGCGCGGCGGCGGCGAAACTGCTGGCCGGTGATGGTTGATCGGCAATTGCTGATATAAGCTGAGGACGAACCCGCAATTGCTCCCGCCGATCTCCCTTTGACAGGGCGATTGGAGGGCGGGGCGTTGACGGACAGAACAGCCGCCTCCATTTTCCGGTGGCGCAGGAATCAAGGGGACCGCCGCCGATGGAGACTTTTCTGGAACATTACTGGCCGCACATCCTGGCGGCGATTTCGTTCCTCCTCGGCGCGACGGCGGCGATCCATGCCGCGATGACCAAGGATGAGGTGCGCGCGGCGATCGGCTGGGTTGGCGTCATCATGCTGTCGCCGCTTCTGGGCGCTGCGATCTATGCGGTTGCCGGCATCAACCGGATGCGCCGGGCGTCGATCCTCGACCGGCGCGGCAGCATTCCGGATGCGGTTGCCAACGAGGAGAGGGAACATCATGTCGGACGCGAGGCGATCGTTTCCGCCTTCGGCCCGCGCATGGGGGCGATGTGGAACCTCGGCAACCGCGTCACGGGCATGCCGGCGACCGATGGCAATGTCATTCATCTGTTGGAGACCGGCGATCTGGCTTATGCCGCCATGCTGGAGGCGATCGACAAGGCCGAACGCTCGATCCTGATGGAAACCTATATCTTCGATTCCGACCAGATCGGCCGCCGCTTCGTCGACAGTCTCGATGCGGCGGTCAAGCGCGGCGTCGAGGTGCGGATCCTGGTCGATTCCATCGGCGCGCGCTATTCCCGCCCGCGGATCACATCGCTGCTGCGCGAACGCGGAATCAGGGTCGCGACCTTCAAC from Martelella mediterranea DSM 17316 carries:
- the lpxC gene encoding UDP-3-O-acyl-N-acetylglucosamine deacetylase — protein: MSTGIFGLQTTISNSVRISGIGVHSGKPATIVLQPGEADQGILFERYENGKRISSFKAVADNVGPTALCTVLGTHPGEWIATIEHLMAAIYALGIDNLVISVDGAEMPIMDGSSRVFVDALDEVGIVKLSKQRSYIKVAKTVRVESGAGWAEFSPYDGTRFDVEIDFETPVIGRQKWAGDMNADTFRKELSGARTFGFMRDVEPMWARGFALGSSLENSVVIADDDRVINAEGLRYENEFVRHKTLDAVGDLAMMGMRFAGAFRSYRGGHALNAAAVRKLFETPGAAVIVSPRGALPFRLRQEGVVAAGPAS
- a CDS encoding outer membrane protein assembly factor BamD; this translates as MSDTLSRKRLGAFRAAALPAVIIVGAGIVLGGCSRDKDVDITTLQYEADPPQQVYDEALANINAGKVSEALRKFKAVQDQNPLSDYARQALLMQTYLEYRSRKYEAAVKSGTRYVQLYPNSQDAAYAQYLIGLAYSKEIVDVTQDQTAAEQTIVAMQKVIDNYPDSDYAGDARAKIRYARDQLAGKDMQVGRYYLERKDYVAAISRFNQVVDEYSDTNQIEEALERLVEAYYAMGVVSEAQNAAWVLGHNYPDSPWYARAYKLLSSKGLEPKSAGRGSAVSDATPS
- the recN gene encoding DNA repair protein RecN, which translates into the protein MLVQLSIRDIVLIERLELDLGAGLSVLTGETGAGKSILLDSLSLALGARGDGALVRHGQDSGQVIAVFDVPMDHPARLHLRENDLDDDGDLIFRRMQSADGRTRAFINDQSVSVQMMRQAGRLLVEIHGQHDERALIDTDGHRLLLDAFGGLTAEAETVAGLYRGWRDAERKLKQHRAHIEAAMREADYLRASVDELQELSPVDGEEDELAEKRATMMKSERIAGDIAEALEFLNGNASPVPMIASLVRRLERKSHEAPGLLEETVELLDAALEKLSSAQMEVETALNRAAFDPKELERTEERLFALRGAARKYNVPVTELPALAERMVAALDELDAGEAKLAALTEAVTVAEAAYFAAARALSSRRQVAGEQLSAAVMAELPALKLERARFTAVVTADDDAAGAEGIDTVSFEVQTNPGTRAGPIMKVASGGELSRFLLALKVALADKGSAPTLVFDEIDTGVGGAVADAIGQRLKRLAENVQVLSVTHAPQVAARAEGHFLISKGDRGKDTVSTHVEVIGPEARQEEIARMLAGAKVTAEARAAAAKLLAGDG